The following are from one region of the Ruficoccus sp. ZRK36 genome:
- a CDS encoding glycosyltransferase family 9 protein, producing the protein MELLIIKPSSLGDIIHGLQAAQSLKAQRPDVRITWVAREIFAPLAQACACVDEVIVFHRKAGMSGLRQCIREIRQRRYDWVWDMQGLARSGLMTWRARAGKKAGRRDNREGARLAYQLMPQLPAGGKESHALDILLQFLPLLGLEPRVDGPLAFREVESKDLPPEAAGAVVLFPGSRRAEKEWPGFATLTEQLLVSEAAPRIVWAGDQAVTAPLEWPRERFFNLTGKTTLPELIPLISQARLCVCNDSGPMHLAAAVGTELVAIFGPTPPERFGPWPLSNPRHHVVRAPVAGLNALSVEDVFAPVAAALAGEGSATADGGTDA; encoded by the coding sequence TTGGAACTGCTCATCATCAAACCCTCGTCTTTGGGGGACATTATCCACGGTCTACAGGCCGCCCAGTCCCTCAAGGCGCAGCGCCCGGATGTGCGCATCACCTGGGTGGCGCGCGAGATATTCGCACCTCTGGCTCAGGCCTGCGCCTGCGTGGATGAGGTGATCGTCTTTCACCGCAAGGCCGGGATGAGCGGCCTGCGCCAATGCATCCGCGAGATCCGCCAGCGCCGCTACGACTGGGTCTGGGATATGCAGGGGCTGGCTCGCAGTGGCCTCATGACATGGCGTGCTCGTGCCGGAAAAAAAGCCGGGCGTCGCGACAACCGCGAGGGCGCGCGTCTGGCCTACCAACTCATGCCACAGCTGCCCGCGGGTGGGAAAGAGTCGCACGCGCTGGATATTCTTTTGCAGTTTCTGCCGCTGCTCGGGCTCGAGCCTCGGGTAGACGGGCCGCTGGCATTCCGTGAGGTAGAGTCGAAAGACCTGCCCCCCGAAGCCGCCGGTGCCGTTGTGCTTTTCCCCGGTAGCCGCCGGGCCGAAAAAGAGTGGCCGGGCTTTGCCACGCTGACGGAGCAGTTGCTCGTCAGCGAAGCCGCGCCACGCATTGTCTGGGCCGGGGATCAGGCCGTGACCGCACCGCTGGAGTGGCCGCGCGAACGGTTCTTTAACCTCACCGGCAAGACCACGCTCCCGGAGCTGATCCCGCTCATCAGCCAGGCCCGGCTGTGCGTCTGCAACGATAGCGGCCCCATGCATCTGGCTGCCGCGGTCGGCACCGAGCTAGTCGCGATTTTCGGGCCGACGCCGCCCGAGCGTTTCGGCCCATGGCCGCTCTCGAATCCCCGACACCACGTGGTGCGCGCCCCGGTGGCGGGCCTGAACGCGCTGAGCGTGGAGGATGTATTTGCACCGGTTGCTGCCGCGTTAGCGGGAGAGGGGAGCGCGACGGCTGATGGAGGCACCGATGCCTGA
- a CDS encoding GNAT family N-acetyltransferase, producing MPEQGQPDAVTVKLFEPHHAEPFRRLNLDWIERYFAVEEQDRRMLGDPQAAIIEPGGQIVVAEAEGQVVGVGALQLIEPGYYEIAKMAVDPAWQGHGIGRKVMAKLIACAREKSARRLLILTNTRLGPALHLYRAFGFKEIPIPEDQHYKRVDITFGMEL from the coding sequence ATGCCTGAGCAAGGGCAGCCGGATGCGGTGACGGTGAAGCTCTTTGAGCCGCATCATGCGGAGCCGTTTCGCCGCCTGAACCTGGACTGGATCGAGCGCTACTTTGCCGTCGAGGAGCAGGATCGCCGCATGCTCGGTGATCCGCAGGCGGCGATTATCGAGCCCGGTGGACAGATCGTGGTGGCTGAGGCTGAGGGGCAAGTCGTTGGCGTGGGCGCCCTGCAGTTGATTGAGCCGGGCTACTACGAAATTGCGAAGATGGCCGTCGATCCGGCCTGGCAAGGGCACGGCATCGGACGAAAGGTGATGGCGAAGCTCATTGCGTGTGCCCGCGAAAAAAGTGCCCGCCGTCTGCTCATTTTAACCAATACCCGGCTCGGCCCTGCCCTGCACCTCTACCGCGCCTTTGGCTTTAAGGAAATCCCCATCCCCGAGGACCAGCACTACAAGCGCGTGGATATTACCTTCGGGATGGAGTTGTAA